The Elusimicrobiota bacterium region TCCTTCACCGCCTCGGGCTACGGAGGGACGCTCGCCGGCAAGACGAGTCTGGACTTCGCGGCCGGACCGGCCGCGCACGAAACGACTTTGGTCGTCAAAGACCTCGACCTCGAACGCCTGCGAGACATTCCCCGCCTCAAGTCCAAACAGCTCAACGGGCGGCTGAGCCTCGACGGACAAGTGCGCGGCCCCCTGCGGGACCTCTGGGAGCTCAGCGGCAAGGTGGCGCTCAAGCTCAGGCAAGGGCGGCTGCTCCGGTTCCCCCTCCTGGGCCAGCTCGGCGACATCCTTTTTGGAAAGGAGCACAACAACACCGTCTTCTCCGAGGCCGAAGGCGCCTTGCTTCTGACCCGCGGCGTGATCCAAGCCGATTCCGTTTATCTGTTCAGCGACCAGATGGCGCTGAGTCTCTCGGGCCGGGCGGACCCGCGCGGGCCGCTCGACATCACCGTGCACACCCGCCTCAACCGCAGGATACTCCTGCCGTCGCTCGACATCAAGAAATACGCCGCGCGGGTCGTGGGCAATCTGGGGATACTCGTCGTGGTCCGGATCACGGGCACGGCCGCCCAGCCGCAGTTCGCGGTTATGCCGACGCCCTTGAGCTGGCTTGAGTCGGTGACGGGGTTCCTGACCGGAGACGAGTGAACCCGCGCGCGGCCGGACTACAATCCGTCGGCTTTGGCCGCGAAGACGAAGTCCGCCTCGGAGAGCCCGCCGATCTTGTGCGTCCAGATGACCACGGTGGCCTGGCCCCAGGCTATGGCGAGGTCCGGGTGGTGGTTGACGCGCTCGGCCAACTCCCCCACCTTGTTGGCGAAGGCCAGCGCTTGGCGGAAGTCCGGGAACTTGAACTCCTTCTCCAGCCGCTTGCCGTCTACGACCCGCCAGCCTCCGCCCAGCTCGGTCTGGAGCTTGCGCAGCTCCTCCCCCTGCAGAGGGGCGACTCCGCCCCGGCAAGGGATGCATTCCCGCTGCGCCAGAGCGCAGCTCTTGTTGGTGGACTCAGCCATAGGGCACCTCCGATCGCTGATTAGATTCTAGCACGCGGCAGGCTCGCGCGGCGCTAATAGCTGAGCTTGCCCAGCTCCACCTTGCCGCGGAACACCCAGTAGATGACCGCGGTGTAGCTGAGCACGAAAGGCAGGCCCAAAGCCGCGATGAGGGCCATGATGCCCAAGGTCTTCTGCGAGGAGGCGGCGTTGGCCACGGTCAGGCTCCAGGCGGGGTCGAGGCTGGACACGATGAGGTTCGGGTAGAGGGCCGCGCCGAAGAGGGCGACCAAGGACGCGATGGCCGCGGCCGAGGACAGGAAGGCCCAGCCGGGGCGGCGCAGGTGGAGCGAGCGCGGGATGTTGGCCAGAGCTAGGACGCTGGC contains the following coding sequences:
- a CDS encoding 4a-hydroxytetrahydrobiopterin dehydratase, which gives rise to MAESTNKSCALAQRECIPCRGGVAPLQGEELRKLQTELGGGWRVVDGKRLEKEFKFPDFRQALAFANKVGELAERVNHHPDLAIAWGQATVVIWTHKIGGLSEADFVFAAKADGL